Proteins found in one Miscanthus floridulus cultivar M001 chromosome 4, ASM1932011v1, whole genome shotgun sequence genomic segment:
- the LOC136551760 gene encoding calmodulin-like protein 3, giving the protein MEMASSSAPTTSYYNVSVAQAVLTLSINAILLWLTTVIKSSSSGGRRREAAPAAAPSATAPPSPSSPAKPAAAAVDMDVVLGLLGAVSVGFEEAAALFEEEEATVEEAREAFAVFDRNGDGFIDAAELRSVLTSLGLQSGVAEAECQRMIDAYDGDRDGRIDFLEFVKLMETSH; this is encoded by the coding sequence ATGGAGATGGCCTCTTCCTCCGCGCCGACCACGTCCTACTACAACGTGTCCGTGGCGCAGGCGGTGCTGACGCTCTCCATCAACGCCATCCTCCTCTGGCTCACCACCGTCATCaagtcctcctcctccggcggccgccgccgcgaggCCGCCCCCGCTGCGGCCCCtagcgccaccgcaccaccatcgcCGTCGTCCCCGGCTAagcccgctgccgccgccgtggACATGGACGTGGTGCTCGGGCTGCTGGGCGCGGTGTCCGTCGGGttcgaggaggcggcggcgctgttCGAGGAGGAAGAGGCGACCGTGGAGGAGGCCCGGGAGGCGTTCGCGGTCTTCGACCGCAACGGCGACGGCTTCATCGACGCCGCGGAGCTCCGGAGCGTGCTCACGTCGCTCGGGCTCCAGTCCGGCGTCGCCGAAGCGGAGTGCCAGCGCATGATCGATGCGTATGACGGGGACAGGGATGGCAGGATCGACTTCCTCGAGTTCGTCAAGCTCATGGAGACGAGCCACTGA